A single window of Serinus canaria isolate serCan28SL12 chromosome 14, serCan2020, whole genome shotgun sequence DNA harbors:
- the ELFN1 gene encoding protein ELFN1, with the protein MAGRRWAATSALCMCVAAVSLLHAGGVRADCWLIEGDKGFVWLAICSQNQPPYESIPQQINSTIVDLRLNDNKIKSVQYASLSRFGNLTYLNLTKNEISYIEDGAFSGQFNLQVLQLGYNRLRNLTEGILRGLGKLEYLYLQANLIETVTPNAFWECPNIVNIDLSMNRIQRLDSNTFRGLNKLSVCELYSNPFYCSCELLGFLQWLEAFTNMTRTYDRMQCDSPPDYMGYYLLGQGRTGYRNALSMLSSLCTGGSYTVIPRFIPPRYQVTTVPSESPCSEEECSSGDGTTPQFSLFTPIGETEVRPNIQVKHLNHNSAVLTVQIPYPFSKMYILSQFENGFSSMITKLRKKEENITVSNLVAQRDYTYCVVSVHQYSKYNHTCVTITPTRPNRKEPVPTPSTATHYIMTILGCLFGMVIVLGVVYYCLRKRRQQEEKHKKAAGSMKKTIIELKYGPEMETTSITQLSQGQILAGETVTRIPYLPSAGEVEQYKLIESSETPKATKGNYMEVRTGEQPERRDCELSLPPDTQGSVAEISTIAKEVDKVNQIINNCIDALKSESTSFQGVKSGAVSTVEPQLVLLSEQIPSKHGFLSPVYKESYNHPLQRHHSMEAAPKRSSTSSSGSIRSPRSYRSEGSGHKSEAKYIEKTSPTTDTILTVTPAAAILRAEAEKIRQYSEHRHSYPSSHPGEQHDSMGGRKPSILEPLTRPRPRDLAYSQLSPQYHNLSYTSSPEYTCKPSHSIWERFKLNRKRHKDEEEYMAAGHALRKKVQFAKDEDLHDILDYWKGVSAQQKS; encoded by the coding sequence ATGGCAGGTCGCCGGTGGGCCGCGACGTCAGCCCTCTGCATGTGCGTGGCGGCCGTGTCCCTCCTGCACGCCGGCGGGGTGCGGGCAGACTGCTGGCTCATCGAGGGGGACAAGGGCTTCGTCTGGTTGGCCATCTGCAGCCAAAACCAGCCCCCCTACGAGTCCATCCCCCAGCAGATCAACAGCACCATCGTGGACTTGCGGCTGAACGACAACAAGATCAAGAGCGTGCAGTACGCCTCGCTCAGCCGCTTCGGCAACCTGACATACCTCAACCTGACGAAGAACGAGATCTCCTACATCGAGGACGGTGCCTTTTCAGGACAGTTCAacctccaggtgctgcagctgggttaCAACCGACTGAGGAATCTCACCGAGGGCATCCTCCGGGGCCTGGGGAAGCTGGAGTACCTCTATCTCCAGGCCAACCTCATCGAGACCGTCACCCCCAATGCCTTCTGGGAGTGCCCCAACATAGTGAACATTGACCTGTCCATGAACAGGATCCAGAGACTGGACAGCAACACTTTTCGGGGCCTAAACAAGCTCTCTGTCTGTGAACTCTACAGTAACCCCTTCTACTGCTCCTGCGAGCTCCTGGGCTTCCTGCAATGGCTGGAGGCTTTCACCAACATGACACGCACCTACGACCGGATGCAGTGCGACTCCCCACCCGACTACATGGGCTACTACTTGTTAGGCCAAGGCAGGACTGGCTACCGCAATGCTCTGAGCATGCTCTCTTCCCTTTGCACTGGTGGCTCCTACACTGTGATCCCTCGTTTTATCCCTCCCAGGTACCAGGTGACCACGGTGCCCTCCGAAAGCCCCTGCTCCGAGGAGGAGTGCTCCTCCGGCGACGGCACGACGCCGCAGTTCTCCCTGTTCACGCCCATCGGTGAGACGGAGGTGCGCCCCAACATCCAGGTGAAACACCTCAACCACAACTCGGCCGTCCTCACCGTGCAGATCCCCTACCCCTTCAGCAAGATGTACATCCTCTCCCAGTTCGAAAACGGCTTCTCCTCCATGATCACCAAGCtcaggaagaaggaggagaacaTCACCGTGAGCAACCTAGTAGCACAAAGAGATTACACCTACTGTGTAGTCTCTGTTCACCAGTACTCCAAGTACAACCACACCTGCGTCACCATCACCCCCACCAGACCCAACCGCAAGGAGCCGGTGCCCACCCCTTCCACTGCCACCCATTACATCATGACAATCCTGGGCTGTCTCTTTGGCATGGTGATTGTCCTGGGCGTGGTGTATTACTGCCTCCGGAAGAGGCgccagcaggaggagaagcacAAAAAGGCTGCCGGCAGCATGAAGAAGACCATCATCGAGCTGAAGTATGGGCCAGAAATGGAGACCACCAGCATcacccagctgtcccagggaCAGATACTGGCGGGGGAGACAGTGACCCGCATCCCTTACCTACCTTCTGCTGGCGAGGTCGAGCAGTACAAGCTGATTGAGAGCAGCGAGACCCCCAAGGCCACCAAGGGCAACTACATGGAAGTGAGGACGGGAGAGCAGCCTGAGAGGCGAGACTGTGAGCTGTCCCTGCCGCCAGACACGCAGGGCTCTGTGGCTGAGATCTCCACCATTGCCAAGGAGGTGGACAAGGTGAACCAGATCATCAACAACTGCATCGATGCCTTGAAATCTGAGTCCACCTCCTTCCAAGGGGTGAAGTCGGGGGCAGTGTCCACGGTGGAGCCCCAGCTGGTGCTCTTGTCAGAGCAGATCCCCAGCAAGCACGGATTCCTTTCCCCCGTCTACAAGGAAAGCTACAACCACCCTCTCCAGCGACACCACAGCATGGAGGCGGCCCCCAAACGCTCCAGCACCTCTTCCAGCGGCTCCATACGGAGCCCCAGGTCCTACCGCTCCGAGGGATCGGGCCACAAATCCGAAGCCAAATACATCGAGAAGACTTCCCCCACCACCGACACCATCCTCACTGTGACGCCGGCTGCGGCCATCCTGCGGGCAGAGGCGGAGAAGATCCGCCAGTACAGCGAGCACCGGCACTCGTACCCCAGCTCGCACCCGGGGGAGCAGCACGACAGCATGGGTGGGCGCAAGCcctccatcctggagcctcTGACCCGCCCTCGCCCCAGAGACCTGGCCTACTCCCAGCTTTCGCCCCAGTATCACAACCTGAGCTACACCTCCAGCCCAGAGTACACCTGCAAACCATCGCACAGCATCTGGGAGCGCTTCAAACTCAACCGCAAGCGGCACAAAGACGAGGAGGAGTACATGGCAGCCGGCCACGCCCTACGCAAAAAGGTCCAGTTTGCCAAAGACGAGGATCTCCACGACATCTTAGACTACTGGAAGGGCGTCTCTGCCCAGCAAAAGTCCTGA